A stretch of DNA from Coccidioides posadasii str. Silveira chromosome 4, complete sequence:
ACGACATTTAAGGATTCCAGAGCCGTTGATGGTACCAGCAATTACGGGCATGCCAACAGACTTGTGAACGGGTAAACTCTCGCCCGTAAGCATTGATTCGTCAACCTCGCTGGCGCCCTCTACGATTTTGCCATCAGTTGGCACCTTGGTATGAGGCATGACCAAAAAGCTGTCCCCAAATTGGAGAAGACGGACGTCTATCTCTCTATGGTCTTTCCCTTCAAGCAGATTGGCAGTGGTAGGTTGAAGAGACCTGGTAGAAACAGCAGCAACCGCTCTTCTGCGGGCATAAGCGGCAACCAGTCGACCAAAGAGGACCAGGGTGATGAGGAGGGTGCTAGTTTCAAAAAATTCCTCTGTTTCAAGAGGCTTCCCGGCAATATCAAATCCGAATGCAACGACAGAATAAACATAGGCAGCGGTGATACTGATGACAACCAGCATGTCCATTTCAATGGTGCGGCTGTAGATCAACGAGGAAATGGCCGGGATATAAAACTCGGGAATAGCCACGGCCTGAACGACCGTGGCCAACGCAAGGGAAACGTATGCCTTGGCATTATCGTGGACAAGAGTGTGACCCCAGGCAAGAACAGCGACAGGGATAGTGAAGACGGCAGAAACAACCGTCTTGATCAACATGTCATTCAGCCTGCGTCTCTCCGCCGTTGCCGAAGGATCTTGGTAATTGGGCGGTGCGAGACCCTTTGAAAAATGACCCAGAGAGTCTACCAGAGACCTGGCTCCGATCACCATGGGATCATAGGTAATCCGAGCTGCTTTTTTTCCAAGAGGAGAAACATCGACAACACCGCGTGGCGGATTGGCTGAAATCTCCGAGATTGCTTCTTTGGCCATCAAAACATCGATATACTGATCACTATTAGCGAGTCGGGAACATTGGAATCCGGTTGCTCTTGTGACCCTGCGGATTAATTCTTCCACCTGAATGACGGTGGTATCCAAGTCGAAGTCGGCACTTCCCATCACGAAATTGACACGGACATTGAACACTCCGAGAGTTTCTCGAAGAGTCTTGGCCATTTTGTTCCCACAGCCGGAGCAGGTCATGCCGCTGACAGAAAGAAGGACGTGTTCGTGTGCCGCGGCTTTTTCGATATCAACGGGGTCACCAGCAATGATTGCATTACCAGAAGACCCGAATCCATGGCTATCTCCGCAGCAATCTCCATCATCGTGGCCGTGGCCGTGGCCGTGGCCATGGTCGGAAGTTAACAACCCGCGGGTTTCCTCGgcagaaatcaatttgtcTTTCTCGTCATGAGCAGAGCGGGAGCCTTTCTTTGCGAAGAGCGAGAGCTTCGACGGCTGTCTGGCACAACATGGCTCCTTTTGGTTCATGAGGACGCTGCGACAGATGCAGCGAGCGGACTCCAGGTACGAGTTGTACCGCTCAAACGCCGCGTGAAGGTGGTTGGTGCATGCCAAGTTTGTATGCTTTCCCTCCTCATCATGTTGGTGGACATGCTCGCTCATGAGATGCTCTCTGCCTGCTTCGAAGGAGGATGCTATTTCGAAGACATCAGAGGTTAGACAACgaaaggaaaaaacaaaacaaaaacaaaaacaaaaaaaaaaaaaaaaaaaaaaaaaaaaaaaaaaaattcctaGGATTTTGACAatgtctcttttcttcttcaagagTGAAAACTCGAAATTCAATTAAGATAGAATTTACCATTGCTTGCTTCACTCTCACAGGCCCTCTGGCATTCATATGCTGCAACACCTTCAATGCAGCTTTCTGTAAAGCAATGACCAGTCAGAAGGTACAATTTATAGTTAGCAATGGGTTGAGGAGGGACAGACTATCACATCGTTCAGCACTTGCATCCTTGCAGCACTGGTCGAAGTCACCCTCACCAGCAGGTGATGGCTTTTCCGCACCTCCACAACCAGCAGAGCGGTTCCCAGTCTGCTGTGCTCCTCCAGAACAGCAGGCAGCGGCGCCAACGCTTCCATGGTTGTGGCCACCATGATCATCACGGCTAGGGTTTGTGGAACAGCAAGTCATTATTGACAGACAATTGCTAGATGGGTTTGCAGGATaggctttcttttctcttcttttttatttcttccttCACAATACAAAACAAAAATAATGTATGAAAAATGAACAGTGAAAAAATTAGATCTTAAAAGTGGCAGAATTCCAGAGCAATCAAAATTTCACAAAAAGAGCAAAGAAAGTTCCAGCAGCGAATTTGTGGGGGTTTTAGAGGTGAGGTTGTCCCCGTGTTTGGGCAAGCTGCTTGACTAGGACTCCGGCTCTTGGCTCCGTAGCTTGAAGCCAGTACCACCCCTTAACAAAATTTAATACTGATCGACCTACTTTTCTAGTGCCACCCGCCAGCAAATCATGCACGTAAATGCCACTCAACAAAGCTAGTTGTCACTCGGGCTTGCGGCTCCAGAAATAGTCATTCCTCTTATTGCTCTGGCGGTGGAAGCGACGGCATGTGATGACACCTCATTTGtcatttccttttttttcctccccctGGCAGTggactctgtacggagtatgtcTTTTTCCATACGCAAGTTTGGACACATCTGGGTGTTTGCATTTCAAGAGTCCTGACAGCAACACCATTTTTCTGGATGTTTCGCTTGAAATGCGGTAATTCGCTCAATTCCAGGCATCCGATCAACAGGGATCAGGCCCGGAGATAACCGTTGCAAATGGGGAAGACGAGAGGCCGGGGTGGTCGAGATTCCAGAAACCGAGGGTTTCGGGATGATCTGTCTCGGCATTCTTCGCACTTGAACCCGGGCACGATCGTCCAGCATCGGGCCACCACGGAACGGCGCGAAGACGCCCAAATCATTCAATAACAAACataagaaaataaaaataaatatagaAACAAAAACTTGACAGCGACAATACAGCGATGAGGTGAGAGCATACCAGTCGTGGTGTCATTGATGCCCAACAAGGGTTAGCTCTCTTTAATTGCTTTCTCTTCGGCCGATGGGACGTCGTGCCGTTGCAGAACtcaaattttggtcgtcgcTGAAGGAGCAAGGGAACCACATGGATCGACCGGCGATGGATGGGATCAAGCATCGGCTGCAGTCGGTGGTTCGTTTCCATGGATGAACCCAGGGATCTGCCCGCGGCGCTAGGGATCGAGATGCGACACAATCTGGGGAAGGGTCGCCAAGGGGGATCCGAGCCGAAGGAAGATGGAGACGAGCTGCTCCACACAAAAGTacgagaaaaaaaaaaagacggCACACATGATTCTAGAAGAGCGAAGGAATGTGCAGGGACAGGGGCTGGTGAACAGGCCGGGGTACTCCTGCACGACCAAAGAGGACCAAGGAACCATCTCACCTTGACCAAGGGGAAGTGCCGTCATCTCGCGCCAAGTTTTCCTGCTAACCTGAGAGAGACAGGTTTGGCGGCAAAGAGGGGAATGGAGGGAAACGATAGCAGAGTTTTTGCGAGGCATGTCACTCTTTCAGGATCCATGTCTGTAGGCGGGAATAGTGGGTAGCCTAATTGCCAGGAGGGCGGGTCGAGAGTCCTTCATCTCGGCAGCCATGCGATAAGGCAGACAGAGGTgggcaaaaaaaaatccTTCAGAGGAAAAAGGGACAGCAAGCGACACTCTGGGGGACGAAAATAgagagggagaaaaaaaaaaataaaaaatgaGAAGAACAGAGCGAGGGTGAGAGGCGGGTTTACGTTCAAATACCTACCGCCGGCCAAGGATTCGCCCTGGGGACCTTGCGGGCGCCGCCAACACGCCGCCGCCATTGGCCTCGGGGCGTTGGCTACGCGTGTTGGTGatgctcttctctcttctcatcGCGAGTTGTGCAGATTGCTGATGCCGACGCTGCTTGGCCTCAGAGCTCAAAAGGTCCTCATGTTtagtgtacggagtacatacggagtagtcgACTGCCAGTTaagaaatggagaagcttccAAGCTTGTTTGTTGATTTCTGCGTTAGAACCGGCCATCCATGTTAGCTCGAGATACAATCTGGCAGGGCTGAAGGTGTGGCAAGCGGATTGCCAAACTTATTTTTTCAGAGCTTGTCGCCTGTTGGGCGTGGATGATGGAGGTTGATTTCCCCGTGGGAGGCTGGAGTTTGCCCATCGGTCCGAGATGTGATTTTTGACTCGAAGCTTCACAAAATAGAATCTTGGTTCAGCAGTGTAAAACTATCTTATTTACCACCCACTTTACCCCCTTTCCTCCCAGCCAAACAAAGTTGACTCGTCCAAGCTCTGGTTCCAGCCAAGtccgagtactccgtatggcTGTGCCTCATAATAGAGCCAGTGAGACGCTGCCTTGCTGCATCTTGCCAGAGCTCCGTTGTCAAGGCAGAATGGCTATGCTGACCCTCAGCCCAGCTAGTTAACTAGGCACCTCTCGTCGGTTTATTTTTAGTCTGATTTACGCCTGCATCAAGGATACGTGCAACATGTCGCGAGTCCAACCAAGCGAAAATATCAAAGGCACCGTCCTCATTTCTCCTCGCGATGCGGACAATGATCGAGCCTTTGATACCTCATCTCTTTCATCGACTTAACTGAGTTACTTTACGGAGTGACTGGCTATCTGTTATGATAACttgttaactagttaaacTAGCAGCTCGGCAGTTGGTCGCTGATCACTGGTCAAAATGAACAGCAAATCAGGGCCACCTTCACCGTCCCAACAGTGTTACATCTGTCGCAAACGGAGAATACGCTGCGATTCTACAAAGCCGTCCTGCAAAAAATGCGTCTCCAAAGGCGTTGAATGTCCTGGATATTCTAGCCAGAGGCCCCTGGTGTGGCTGCAAGATGGCGGCAACCAAAACCAATACCTTGGAGAGCAGAATGTCAACCCTTCTGAacggaagaagaggaagaaaggaaggcCCAAAATGCTTGTTGCGACCGATGAACCGGATACAGTAAGCCACGGTTCCGACTCACAAAGCCTTTCTGTCTCGCAGTCCGGAGATACGGGAGGGAGAAGTCATTCGGCTTCTAACACGGTTGGCCTCTCAGCGTCAGAAGGCATGGACGCTATTGCCCCGGGTATGAagttttttttccctccaaATATAAGCCTGATTGTGCGCAGCCTGTGGTATTGTAAGCTCAGCCCCTCCCACCATTAGACCGTGTGCGCTCTCAGTTCCTATCTAACGTGGAGACCGACGCCTTTTTCACTCAAAAGTCGACAACTTTATGTACCCCGACCTGGACCCCATTATATATCGGCCTTGCGTACATGCAATGGACCCAACGAGCTGGCAAGACGGCCCGACCAATCTCTTTTGGAATATACTTATCGCGGTTGTGGCTACCCACAAAGCTGTGAGCTCGCAACCCACGGACCAGATAGAATTTAGCAAAGAAATCTATCAGTACAAAGATCGGACTTTCAAAATCCTGGCGAAGGACATGACAGATCCCAGGACTCGACTAGGCGACGTGACCTTGATATCTGTCCTGTCTCTTTTCATGGCTGAGGTGCGAAACCCCCTGTTCAAGCCCACCAAGCATCTTGCTGACTCCTTGCGTTTAGATGCAGCGGTCGGCCATGGGTGAATGGTGGACCCATTGCGAAGGCGCCAGGAGGATAATCGATCTCCGTGGTGGTCTCAGATCTGTTTACATGCAGAATCCAGGTCTAAGAAGCAGCCTGGCTTAC
This window harbors:
- a CDS encoding uncharacterized protein (EggNog:ENOG410PJW0~COG:P~TransMembrane:8 (i387-406o418-441i453-472o484-505i634-655o675-702i974-997o1003-1025i)) yields the protein MTCCSTNPSRDDHGGHNHGSVGAAACCSGGAQQTGNRSAGCGGAEKPSPAGEGDFDQCCKDASAERCDKSCIEGVAAYECQRACESEASNASSFEAGREHLMSEHVHQHDEEGKHTNLACTNHLHAAFERYNSYLESARCICRSVLMNQKEPCCARQPSKLSLFAKKGSRSAHDEKDKLISAEETRGLLTSDHGHGHGHGHDDGDCCGDSHGFGSSGNAIIAGDPVDIEKAAAHEHVLLSVSGMTCSGCGNKMAKTLRETLGVFNVRVNFVMGSADFDLDTTVIQVEELIRRVTRATGFQCSRLANSDQYIDVLMAKEAISEISANPPRGVVDVSPLGKKAARITYDPMVIGARSLVDSLGHFSKGLAPPNYQDPSATAERRRLNDMLIKTVVSAVFTIPVAVLAWGHTLVHDNAKAYVSLALATVVQAVAIPEFYIPAISSLIYSRTIEMDMLVVISITAAYVYSVVAFGFDIAGKPLETEEFFETSTLLITLVLFGRLVAAYARRRAVAAVSTRSLQPTTANLLEGKDHREIDVRLLQFGDSFLVMPHTKVPTDGKIVEGASEVDESMLTGESLPVHKSVGMPVIAGTINGSGILKCRLTRLPGKNTVADIAGLVEEASNTKPRVQSLADRVAGWFVPIVSTVAAIVLIAWVVVCVKVRNAAGGDAVGTAITYAIAVFAVSCPCALGLAVPMVLVVAGGVAARGGVVIKSGDSTERAHSLTDVVFDKTGTITTGELDVLAVEVLSGERREILSMAKALVSDNKHPVSVSVAKYLENETADQRLENIRSVPGAGVEATLEHASLKAGNPRWLRVEQHPAVVNVVQQCMTPLCLTINGELVAVFGLKSNLRAEVRSVVEKLRDRNISMHIVSGDEHKAVEDVAASVGIPRQNVAARKTPAEKRDYVKSLMDRGKVVLFCGDGTNDAVAIAQADIGVQIGSSSDVTRATADVVLLSGLEGLIFLLDVSTASFRRIVFNFVWAAVYNVFAILLAGGAFVKVRIPPAYAGLGEIVSVLPVIIAALSMAGMKRSRFA
- a CDS encoding uncharacterized protein (EggNog:ENOG410PXF4~COG:K); the protein is MNSKSGPPSPSQQCYICRKRRIRCDSTKPSCKKCVSKGVECPGYSSQRPLVWLQDGGNQNQYLGEQNVNPSERKKRKKGRPKMLVATDEPDTVSHGSDSQSLSVSQSGDTGGRSHSASNTVGLSASEGMDAIAPGMKFFFPPNISLIVRSLWYFDNFMYPDLDPIIYRPCVHAMDPTSWQDGPTNLFWNILIAVVATHKAVSSQPTDQIEFSKEIYQYKDRTFKILAKDMTDPRTRLGDVTLISVLSLFMAEVRNPLFKPTKHLADSLRLDAAVGHG